Below is a genomic region from Jiangella gansuensis DSM 44835.
GGCGGGGCGGATGGCGCTTCGTCGGTGTCCAGCAGGGCTACCGCAACTCCGCCGCGACCGCCGTCGGGGTCCTCTACCGAGCGGTGGCCTGGTTCGCCGAACGCGGCGTCACCATCGAACGCGTGCTGTCCGACAACGGCTACGCCTACAAGTCGTTCCTGTGGCGCGACGCCTGCGAAGAGCTCGGCATCACGATTAAGAAGACCCGGCCCTACCGGCCACAGACCAACGGGAAGATCGAGAGATCTCACCGCGCCCTGTCCGACGGCTGGGCCTACAAGAAGCTCTACCGCTCAGAGGACGCCCGCCGCGCAGCACTGGCAGGGTGGCTCCACCAGTACAACCACCACCACCGGCCCCACTCAGTCCTCGGTGGCCTTCCACCCATCACCCGGTTGGACAACCTGGTCGGAAATCACACCTAAGCGGCATCGCGGGTGAGGTAGGTTTCGATGCGGTCGAACGCACCCGGCAAGCCGGTCGTGGCCCAGAAGTCACGGAACTCGGCCGTAGGAAAGCCCGTCTGCACGACGGTCATGAGCGTGCCGTCGCCGTCGGCCTCGAAGGTGACCTCGACGCGTGTCGTCATAGAGCCGCCCGACGGATCGGAGCCCGTGGAGTTCGACACGAGTCGGCGCGGCGGTTCGACGACCTCCCAGATCTGCACCTCGGAGAAGAGTTGGTCGGCGTTCGGACCCCACTTCGCGGTCTGTGTTCCGCCGACGCGCAGGTCGTTCTCGATCTCGACGACACCGGGCTCCTCATCGAGGATCGAGAACCAGATCTTCTGTTTGTCGGCATCGGTGTAGGTGTCGAAGA
It encodes:
- a CDS encoding SRPBCC domain-containing protein is translated as MRLTRYLPATPAVVFDTYTDADKQKIWFSILDEEPGVVEIENDLRVGGTQTAKWGPNADQLFSEVQIWEVVEPPRRLVSNSTGSDPSGGSMTTRVEVTFEADGDGTLMTVVQTGFPTAEFRDFWATTGLPGAFDRIETYLTRDAA